GGGCGTAGACCAAAAGCCCATATAACGACCGAACATTAACCTAGTTTGCGCATCTAGTCCAGGAATAGCACTAAAGATAATCATCGTAGCCGGGACCATGATCCACTGCACAGCCATAACGAAATACTGGAATCGACTGGTGTGATTAGGGCGGGCCGGTAAAAGTGAGAGAGATATCATTGATGACACAATGAGTCCAAACATAGCGATAATCAAGAGGTCTCGAACGATTAAAGGCAGATTGAAAGACAGTACTGTCTGGTGAAAATTCTGCCCACCTAAATATAGAGGTGCCCAGCCTAAAATAAAAAGCATGATCGGGTTAGTAACCAAAGACCAATAACCCTCAGCTTGTTGAAAAGCGATAGTCAGCTTTTTCTTAAGCGTAATACTTTTATTCTTCTTAAAATGATAAAGAATGTAACATAGATTTTCAACACCATACGTCCAACGACGGTGCTGCTTATAAATCTGAACAATCGTCTTCCAAAAAGTTGGTGCAGCATTGGCATCCATCGATACTGGATATGATAATGGTATAACGTCGTACTCACCATTGTTTGCCATAAGTAAGTTCCAATAAATACGGGAGTCTTCACTTACCATGTTTTTCTGCCAGTACCCTACTTCGTACAATGCTTGAAATGAAACTGAATGGGATGAAAAAGTTGCCATACGCTCCGGTCTCTCTTGCTGAACCATTTCCCAAAATGTACTACTCATTGCCACCACCCGGGAAATAGCGGGCGCTTCCCAAATATTATTATTAAAGATAGGTACCGGCTGAAATGAGCTCTTAAGAGGGCGAGCCGCCTTCATGAAGTGCCAAACTAAGCAATTGAAATAATCGGGATACAACACTGTATCAATATCAAAAATCGACACCAAAGTTTCACTATACTTTAATCCCATTGGATCTAGGACCTTGGTACGCACCTCCTCAATAGCGTAAGAAGAATTAGAACCTTTCCCGGCCATTTCACCAGGCAAATCAGCTGGATGAATAGTGGTTAGAAAAACCCCAAATTTATCTGAAAACTTTTGTTTCATTAGTTCACAGGTTTGATTAGTTGATTCTCCAGCCCTAGCCTCTCCTGCTAAGACCACAATGATTTTTTTATGATCATACTTAACCTTGGCTAAAGCACTTAGGCTCGCTTCCACTACCTCTGCTGATTCCTTATAAAAAGGCAAGATTACCACATGGTGGAGATGCCCATAATCAAACTTTGAAATTAAAACACTCCAATCAAGCGTCAGATGATGCCGTAGACGCTTCCAATTGTGGCGTAAGTGATAAGACAAAAAAGCTGTCTTTAGAACCCAGTACAAGGCAAAAGCAATAACAAAGTAAGAAGCAATAAATGGAGTATAGATGGACAACAAAACTACTCCAATCAAGGTTCCCCAAGAAGCAACACCAGGCAATATCTCCAAGAATCGGTAGAAGACTTTATCTTTACCAGTTAGTTCAGTTGCCCGACCGACGTGAAAATCAGCCTGTTTAGCGTATGAAAGTAAATGCTCTTTGCTATCGCCCTGCATAGTTAATGTTCCTGAGTATACAACCAAAAAAGGTATAAATAAAGGGTTTTTAATCACGGCCTAATGCTGATCAGGCCGCCTTGCGAAATATAGAGTTCTGTATAATTCTGAGCCACCTCTCGGATTCGAACCGAGGACCTACGGTTTACAAAACCGTTGCTCTAACCAGCTGAGCTAAGGTGGCGTTTTTTGCCTTATTTAATTATTGCACATCTTACTTTTACTAGCCGGTTTTGTAAACATTTACAAAACCTTAGCGGACCGCATATTCATTTTCTCCCTTGGGGGTCGAAAATTTCATTGCGTCTGCTTAAGGAAAATATAGTCGTAGCAAGCTACTCCTTATTTCTCCTTATCTAACCAGCTGGGCTAAGGTGGCGGTATTGTTCACACGAACTTTTTGTGTGACTGATATCTTAAGCTGTTTTTCTAAAAAGCGCAACCTTGATTTACCGACCTTCCAATTTCTTGTTTAGTAACTTCTTTTTTTCACTCGCGCTAAGCGCAGTATTGGCCTTATGGTCAACCATTTGATGTAAATGATTATCTTTCTCCATTAACTTCTTTTCTTTTTTTATCACTTTGGCTCGGTTGTGATTTTGTAGAAATATTTTTTCTAAGCCATCATAGCTCTTTACCAACAAAGTCAAAATAAAACGAAGAAACCGGTGAATACTATAGTACCAGGACAACTTAATTATATGCCTTCCAAGATACCTAAACCAAAAGCTGAGCTTATTATAAATTTTTACTATGACCGCATCAATCCAACCTCTCAAAGAGGAAAACAGGAGACGCCTACCGCGTCGATTTTCGATTGTGACAAATATAGCGTAAAAGACGAAGACACAAATGCTGATTAAAAACAATGGGGCGGCACTAACCATGTTTATTTAACAGATAGACGGGATATTTTCACTACTGAGATATTTTCACCAAATTTCTGAACTGCTCCGGTAATCATTTCACCAATTGTATGATCTGGATTCTTTACAAAACTTTGTTCTAAGAGAATCTGTTCTTTGAAGTAAGATGACAATTTACCTTCCAGAATTTTTTCCTGCATTTCTGCCGGTTTATCTTCAACTTCTCCCTTAAATACTTCTTTAGCTTTTTCAATTACTTCAGCTGGTACGTCCTCACGAGAAACATAAGTCGGATTAGTAGCCGCTACTTGCATGGCAACGTCACGAGCCAAGGCAACAAATTCGTCATTCTTAGATACAAAGTCTGTTTCGCAAGCTAGTAAAACCAAGGCGGCTACTTCATTTGTATTGTGTAGATAAGAACCGATAGCACCAGCCCCTAATTCACGATCTGATTTCTTTTCAGCCGCTTCACTTCTCTTCTTTCTTAGGATAATAACCGCCTTATCCATATCACCACCAGCTTCTTCCAAAGCCTTTTTACATTGCATTACTGAAATGCCAGTTTTATCTCGTAATTCTTTTAATTGCGCTGAAGTAATTTCCATAGTTAAAAATTATTTTAGTAAAGAACACCAAATATTATACTTTGGTTTTAACCACTAAGCTCGTGGGGAACGAGTTCTATTAATAGTTACTCGGGATGGAGTTGTTTTTGGTGTATAAGCCGATTTACCCTCATGTAAAGCTGACACCAACTCATCGAGCACCACTGCTACACTTTGCTGTAAAGCATCATTGACCAACACTGGGTAATTAACCTCAGCAATATTACAATCTGAACTCATGATTCCAATAACTGGCACCTTCATATCAATCGCCTCTTTAACTGCAATATGGTCATGTCTTGGATCGACTACTACCATAAGATCGGGAGTCTTTGGCATAGTACTGATTCCTTGAAAATTGAAATTCAATTTTGTCATTTCACGACCAAGAACCAGACGTTCTTTTTTTGTATACTTACGCTCTAGTTCACCTGATTCAGTTTCCCGATTTAGTTGCTCAAGGCGGTTAACTCGTTTCTTGGTTTCTGAAGCATTAGTTAACATACCTCCAATCCAGCGATTTACTACGTAAGGCATCTCCACTTTTAGGGCAGCTGCCTTAACTTGTTTTACCGCTTCATCCTTGGTTCCGACAAATAAAACCGTTTTACCGTTTAACCCAGCTTCTTTTATAATTTCTTTAGCTTGATTTATAAGGCCCGCTGTCTTCTCAAGGTCAAAGATATCATTACCGTCTTTTGTACCATATAAGTATGGTGCACTAGTCGGATGACGACGACTTTTTTTAAAACCAAAATGAGCACCCGCCTTAAACAAGCGGTCAATGAGTGATGAATTATTGTTTGTTTGTGTTGACATAAAAAATTCTAAAGCAAAAAAGCGCAACGCGCTTAAAGCAAAGCAGATGTTAGCACATCTACCCAGCCTATGCAACTACTTCTCCGCCTGTAGCCACCTCACTAAGAGCATCAAAAATAGTATCTAGCTGCCCTTTCATGACTTCTTCAATATTGTGCCAAGACACCTTTATTCGATGGTCAGTAATGCGGTTTTGTGGAAAATTATAGGTCCTAATCTTTTCTGAACGATCACCAGTCCCGATTTGATTCTTCCTTTCTGAAGCATGCTTTTTAGCTTCCTCCTCCTCGTGAGCCGCCTCTAATTTAGCCACCAAAATACTCATAGCCTTTTCGCGATTCTTCAGCTGTGACCGCTCGCTCTGACTACGTACCTCAATACCAGTAGGAGTATGGACAAGTCTTACAGCTGTTTCTACTTTATTGACATTTTGTCCACCAGCTCCCCCCGAGCGCGAAAATTCCATCACTATATCACTCTGATTAATTTCGATAGTTGGTTTTTTTCGTAGTGGTAAAATAGCCACCGAAGCAGTCGAGGTGTGGATTCTGCCAGATTTTTCAGTAACTGGAATACGTTGTACTCTATGAACACCGGTTTCGTAGCGAAGCTTCTCATAAGCCTGCGAATGAATTATCTCAAAAGCTGCTTCTTTATAGCCACCAGCTGAAGATCTAGATTCGTGCTCAACTGATGTAAACCAACCATTCATAGCCGCATACTGTAAATACATTTGAGCTAATTCTTCAGCAAACAAAGCCGCTTCGTCTCCACCGGCTCCGGCCCTAACTTCTAACACAACACCGTATGGACGTTCTTCTTCTTCCTTTGACTCAGCCACTATGCGCTGCATTTCTTCATAAAGCGACACCTTTTGAGTCTCAATAGAATCAATATCTTCTCTAGCCAGTTCTGCCATATCTGGATCATCACCGATAAGCTCTTCTGCTTCTTTTTGTTTCTGAGCAAGTTCATCAAATTGCCCAGCCATAAACTGAGTTTTTTGATTGTCACGAAATGACTGCAATTCTTCTTCACTGATTTCCATAAATATAGTTTACCGTAAACAACAAAAAACCGCTTCTTTTTTAAAATTAAAAAGCGGTTTCTGTGTTATTTTTTCTTCTTGCGATTAGTCGCCTGAGAAGCTCTGTTCTTGAACCGCTCTACCCTACCAGCGGTGTCCATAACCTTTTCTTGTCCGGTGTAAAAAGGATGGGAAGCGCTAGATACATCTACATGTGCCAATGGATACTCATTTCCATCAGTCCACTTATCAGTAGCTGCTGTCTTAATAGTAGATCCGATTAAAAAACGCTCACCGCTTGAGTTATCGTGAAATATAACTAACCTATAATTGTCTGGATGAATATCTGCTTTCATATGTAGGGCACACTATAGCAAATATCTGCCATTTAGCAACCCACAGACTTAAAAGATGTCTAAAATAGAACATTTAGATTGAATTAGACAGTTTCTAATATTTTAACCCCCTCCCAGTACTGCTATATCACCCTGAATTCTGGCCTTGCGATTCATCACCTGGTCACCATAAAAAGCGTTGGCTGGATTGCTAGCTCCGCCCCAACCGGCATAATACCTAAGAGCCGCCATACGATCACCACTAGCTGTACCATTAGCACCGTTATCACGGAGGAGTAGAGCTGTCGCCAAGAAAGCATCTCGATTACTAAATGGGTTAGCCGGTCCCGTACCACCATTTATCATTCTGATCGCATCAGATCCTTGATCATAAATCCAGCCAGTGCCGATATTTATGATACCACCATAAATAGCCCAGGTTGATGGTATAAATTGTGATGGACCCATAGCCCCACCCCAACCATAACGCTCACCGTTACTGGTAATTGGACATGACACCTGTCGACTACGTGGATCAAAGCCATGAATTTTGGCAATGGCTTCAAAGATTGGCGCATCACGATCCGGATGCATCACTGTCTTACCACCTCGTAAATCATTATAAATACAACTACCTAGATGTGAACCGAGATTAGTCTCCTGCTCAAGAATAGCCAACACAAGAGAAGCCGGTACGCCAGTTTTATTTTCTGCATACTTAGCCAGCTCTACCGCTTCCGGGAATGGTATACCACCTCCACCACCAAGCAAGTCAAACAACTGACTTCTAAGCTGCGCCGCGGTTTTTTGTTGTGACTCCAAAAGTTCTTGGTAAGCCCTTTCCTGTCCTTTGGTAGTTGTTAATATTCTGGATTTTTCCTTTTCTTTCTTTTCAATCTCCTGCTTCTCTAGCTCTTGAATTCGTTTCATTTCTGCTTCAGTTTCCTGTTTTGATTCAAGCTGGTTCTTTTGAGCAAAAGTATCTTCTTTAATACCCCTCAAAATAGATAAAGATTCGTTTAGTGATTCCTTTATTGATTGGTAGCTAGCCACATCTTCAAAAAAATCTGAAAATGTCCGCTTGCTCAAAATAACTTCAACCAAAGTAAAATCCTCGATATTAGCTGAACGGCGCACCAAGTCAGCGAGTGACTCCTTTTGCTTTCTTTGTTTCTCTTCTAGGATACCTAACATAACTTCTTTCTCATCAATCTGTAGCGACAGCTGGGTAATATTAACTGAACGAGCCTGTATTCCTAATTGGGCTTTTTTTATTTGACCGTCAATTATGGCCATATCACGCTCAAGCGACTGTCTTTCCATTTGTTTATCCTCCACTAAACGTTGCTGCGTCAAAATCTGTCTTTCTACGTTTTGTAGCTCAGCCTCTAGACGAGCCTTACGTTCAGCATCAGTTTCAGCATTTAGCACCGACAAACTAGGCATTGCTACCATAATAGTAATCACACCAATCGCCAAAATTTTCTTCATGTGACTTATTGTATCAAACTTAAGTCGGCAAATCATCCAACCCGCTACCAACAGCCTTTATCGGCAAGACATTAAGCAATGTTACAATAAGTTCTATATGAATGAACAATATGATTTTGTAGCCGTAGGTGACATCGTCATCGATGCTTTTATAGAACTTAATAAAGATGCTGCTGATGTTAGCCAAGACATGGATACTGGTCGAATGACTCTCCATATGCCGTTTGGTAGTAAATTACCTTACGATAATGTAGAAGTGGTAAACGCCGTAGGAAATTCTCCAAACGCAGCTGTGTCTGCTCACCGTTTAGGTTTGCGTTCAGCCTTAGTTACCAACCTAGGACAAGATCGGAATGGAAAGGATTGTTTAAACGCACTGCGTACCGAAGGAGTACATACTGATTATGTAAAGTTACACGAGGGTAAAGAAACTAATTATCACTACGTACTTCGTTATGGTCCAGAACGAACAATTTTAATTAAGCATGAAGTTTTTCCTTACTCCCTTCCTGATTTTGCCACTCCGCCTCGCTATTTGTATTTTTCATCGGTTGGTGAACATGGTGTTCCGTTTCATCACGAAATTGCTGCCTATATAAAAGAACATGACACTAAACTGGTTTTCCAACCTGGTACATTTCAGCTTAAATTAGGTTTTGATGAGCTTAAAGATTTGTACGAAGTTACCAACATATTTTTCTGCAACAAAGAGGAGGCGCAAGAGCTACTTAAAACCGATGAGGGTAACATTCCTACTTTGATTAGAAAACTAAAGGATGTGGGCCTAGTCTTGCCAGTTATCACTGACGGACCACATGGTGCTTACGTCGTAGACGAAGATGATCAAGCTTGGCATATGCCGATGTATCCTGATCCCAAACCACCAGTAGACCGCACTGGTGCCGGTGATTCATTTGCTTCAACTTTCACCGCTGCGATTGCTCTTGGTAAAACTCCCGCCGAAGCCCTAACCTGGGGACCAATTAATTCTATGTCGGTTGTACAATATATTGGCGCTCAAAAAGGACTATTAACCAGAGACCAATTACTTGAATATATTGCTAACAAACCAGAGGATTATGAGGCGAAGCGGGTTGATTAGGTGTACTTGTGCTACATAAATTTAAAAGGCTCGGCACCTAAAGGTGCCGAGCCTTTTAAATTTATGTAGCAACTAAACAGCCTCTTCCCCTTTTTTGACAATAGCCTCCACGTCCATTCCGTAATGTGAAATTAATTCTTCCGGTTCACCAGACTGTCCAAATTGGTCATCCACCCCAATCCGTATCACCTTACGCGGAAACACTTCACTCAAATACTCTGTAACCGCACCCCCCAGTCCACCAGACCGTTGGTGTTCTTCTACTGTTAGAATAGCATCGTGGTTCTTGGCTAATTCTAGAACAGCTTCTTTGTCTAAAGGCTTTATGGTAGGAACATGAAGAACCGATACTCCAATTCCTTCCGCTTCTAAAAGTTGAGCGGCCTTGAGAGCATTAAAGAGAAGTGTTCCGGTAACCGCTATACCTAAGGTTTTTTCAGCTGATTCGTTTTTTTGATAGAAGATCTCTGCTTTACCAATCTCAAAGGGTGACTCCATGGTTGTTACTACTGGTGTGTTACTACGACCAACTCGAATGTAAACCGGGCCGTCATATTTAGCTGCAGCCAAAACAGCTTTACGAGCTTCATGAACGTCGGCCGGAGCAATGACAACCATATTTGGAACCACTCGCATTAAAGCAATATCCTCAATCGCCTGATGTGTAGCACCATCCGGCCCCACCGACACCCCGGCGTGAGCGCCAATTATTTTTACATTGCTTTCGTTATAAGCGATAGTGGTTCTAATTTGTTCCCAATTACGACCAGGTGAAAACATAGCGTAAGAGGCAATGAAAGGTACCTTACCCATCGCCGCCATCCCCGACGCCACTGAAGCCATGTTTTGTTCCGTGATACCCATCTGTACAAAGCGGTTAGAAAAAGCCTCAGCAAACTGCAAAGTTCTAGTTGATTCAGTTAAGTCGGCCGCTAAAGCCACAATGTTTTCATCGCGTTTTCCAGCCTCTAAAAGCCCCTCACCATAACCATTGCGACTAGGCAAGCTGAGCATGTCTTTAGTATCAAAATTTTTATCTACATGTGAAGCTAACATAATCTATTTATGAGATATTATCGGAGTCTATTAATCCAGCCAAGGTGCGTAACTTTTGCAAAGCTACCTCTGCTTGTTTCCCTTTAGGAACCCGTTCTTCCGGCCCCTTACCCGGCGGGTTACCATGCCAACGAAAGTCACGTTCAAAAACATCTACCCCTTTGGATGCAATTGTATGAGCGATAATTAATGATGGCTGACCATAAACAGCTTGGGCTTTACCAATTGCGTCGTTTACAGAACGAATATTGTGTCCATCCACCTCTTGAACATCAAAATTAAATGACTCAAATTTTTCGGCCAAAGGTTCGAGCGGCATAACATCCTTAGTGTAGCCATCTATTTGGATACCATTGCGGTCAATTATTACAATTAGGTTATGTAATTTTTCTTTACCAGCCAAAAGGGCCGCCTCCCAGATTTGCCCTTCGTTTAATTCACCATCTCCTGTTAAACAATATACATACTTGGAAGAATACGGGTTATCGATCCTTTCTGCCAATGCCATTCCCACTGCTTGGGAAAGACCGGAACCGAGCGGGCCTGAACTAGTCTCGATACCAGGTAAAGCAGTGCGGTGCGGATGACCTTGCAACCTTGAACCAAACTTGCGCAAGGTTGCTAACTCCTCTATTGGAAAATATCCAGCATGAGCCATCGCCGCGTATAAGCCAGGACAAATGTGACCATTCGATAACACTAAACGATCACGTTCTTCCCAGTCAGGATTTTTTGGATCGTGTTTCAACACTTTAAAATAAAGAAGTGACAGTATGTCAGCCATACCAAGCGGACCAGCGGTATGTCCGCTACCAGCCGCTACCAGCATTTCAATTATACTTTGTCTAATCTGATTGGCTTTTGCTTCTAAGTTTTTAACTTCATCGTTGGTTAAATAATACATAAAAAATATATTGACAGTATAACAGCCTCAATAGTTAAATTATAGCCAGCAATTGTTAGAAACTATCCAAGATTTCACTACTACTTATCTTGATTGGCCAACGAAACCAAATTCTTGTAAGCGGTATAAGGATCACTTGCTCCGACTATCGCTGATCCAGCGATAAAACGATTGGCTCCAGCCCGCTTCAACAACAAAATTGTCTCTTGATTTACACTACCATCGATACTTATCGGATGATTAGGGAACTTTTGTTTTATCACCTTTATTCGCTCCAAAACCCTGTCATCAAAAGATTGTCCCTGAGCGCCTATTTCAGCGATACCCATAAGTTGAACATAATCGGCTATTTCTGCGTACGGATACAAATTCTCAAGCGGTGTGTCATTTAAAGCCGAAACACCAACCGAAACAGAAGTAGTATTTACAAAGGCTCGAAAAGACTCTAAATTTATACTTTCAATATGAAAAACCAGCATGTCTGCACCGGCCTCTAGCCACTCCTGACCAGCTTCAATTGGATTTGTTACCATCAGATCTATCTCCACAGAACATTTAGCCGCCTCATCCCTTATTAAAAACGGTGAACCTGGTGGATTATAGGGCCAAGAAACAAAAGGTACAAACTTTCCGTCAACTACATCAATCTGTATCTCTTCCGCAAAAGATAGATTAACCAAAGACTGCTTTAGCTCTTCTTCTGACTTTGGAATAATGGCAGGAACAATTGGAATCATAATTATTTATACAAAGACGCAACGGTTGTTTTGATCTTCCCATTACGTCGGTTATATTTCTCATCTTCAAGTACATTTATTGATAACCATTTTGTGATGGAAGACTTGACTTCCTCGACTGAAACAAACCTAGACCCAAACGACAATACGTTCGCATCATTATGCTGACGAGATAATTTTATAATTTCTTCATTCCCACCATAATAAACCGTGGCTCTAACTTCAGGATAACGGTTAGCCAACATAGCCTCCCCTTCACCCGAACCACCAAAAATAAAAGCACAGGATTCAGTTGGACTTTCATTCACAGCCAAACTAGCTAGATTAATAAAGTCAG
Above is a genomic segment from Candidatus Nomurabacteria bacterium containing:
- a CDS encoding glycosyltransferase family 2 protein translates to MQGDSKEHLLSYAKQADFHVGRATELTGKDKVFYRFLEILPGVASWGTLIGVVLLSIYTPFIASYFVIAFALYWVLKTAFLSYHLRHNWKRLRHHLTLDWSVLISKFDYGHLHHVVILPFYKESAEVVEASLSALAKVKYDHKKIIVVLAGEARAGESTNQTCELMKQKFSDKFGVFLTTIHPADLPGEMAGKGSNSSYAIEEVRTKVLDPMGLKYSETLVSIFDIDTVLYPDYFNCLVWHFMKAARPLKSSFQPVPIFNNNIWEAPAISRVVAMSSTFWEMVQQERPERMATFSSHSVSFQALYEVGYWQKNMVSEDSRIYWNLLMANNGEYDVIPLSYPVSMDANAAPTFWKTIVQIYKQHRRWTYGVENLCYILYHFKKNKSITLKKKLTIAFQQAEGYWSLVTNPIMLFILGWAPLYLGGQNFHQTVLSFNLPLIVRDLLIIAMFGLIVSSMISLSLLPARPNHTSRFQYFVMAVQWIMVPATMIIFSAIPGLDAQTRLMFGRYMGFWSTPKVKI
- the tsf gene encoding elongation factor Ts (EF-Ts; functions during elongation stage of protein translation; forms a dimer; associates with EF-Tu-GDP complex and promotes exchange of GDP to GTP resulting in regeneration of the active form of EF-Tu) produces the protein MEITSAQLKELRDKTGISVMQCKKALEEAGGDMDKAVIILRKKRSEAAEKKSDRELGAGAIGSYLHNTNEVAALVLLACETDFVSKNDEFVALARDVAMQVAATNPTYVSREDVPAEVIEKAKEVFKGEVEDKPAEMQEKILEGKLSSYFKEQILLEQSFVKNPDHTIGEMITGAVQKFGENISVVKISRLSVK
- the rpsB gene encoding 30S ribosomal protein S2, which encodes MSTQTNNNSSLIDRLFKAGAHFGFKKSRRHPTSAPYLYGTKDGNDIFDLEKTAGLINQAKEIIKEAGLNGKTVLFVGTKDEAVKQVKAAALKVEMPYVVNRWIGGMLTNASETKKRVNRLEQLNRETESGELERKYTKKERLVLGREMTKLNFNFQGISTMPKTPDLMVVVDPRHDHIAVKEAIDMKVPVIGIMSSDCNIAEVNYPVLVNDALQQSVAVVLDELVSALHEGKSAYTPKTTPSRVTINRTRSPRA
- a CDS encoding PCRF domain-containing protein — protein: MEISEEELQSFRDNQKTQFMAGQFDELAQKQKEAEELIGDDPDMAELAREDIDSIETQKVSLYEEMQRIVAESKEEEERPYGVVLEVRAGAGGDEAALFAEELAQMYLQYAAMNGWFTSVEHESRSSAGGYKEAAFEIIHSQAYEKLRYETGVHRVQRIPVTEKSGRIHTSTASVAILPLRKKPTIEINQSDIVMEFSRSGGAGGQNVNKVETAVRLVHTPTGIEVRSQSERSQLKNREKAMSILVAKLEAAHEEEEAKKHASERKNQIGTGDRSEKIRTYNFPQNRITDHRIKVSWHNIEEVMKGQLDTIFDALSEVATGGEVVA
- a CDS encoding type B 50S ribosomal protein L31, which codes for MKADIHPDNYRLVIFHDNSSGERFLIGSTIKTAATDKWTDGNEYPLAHVDVSSASHPFYTGQEKVMDTAGRVERFKNRASQATNRKKKK
- a CDS encoding lytic murein transglycosylase, coding for MKKILAIGVITIMVAMPSLSVLNAETDAERKARLEAELQNVERQILTQQRLVEDKQMERQSLERDMAIIDGQIKKAQLGIQARSVNITQLSLQIDEKEVMLGILEEKQRKQKESLADLVRRSANIEDFTLVEVILSKRTFSDFFEDVASYQSIKESLNESLSILRGIKEDTFAQKNQLESKQETEAEMKRIQELEKQEIEKKEKEKSRILTTTKGQERAYQELLESQQKTAAQLRSQLFDLLGGGGGIPFPEAVELAKYAENKTGVPASLVLAILEQETNLGSHLGSCIYNDLRGGKTVMHPDRDAPIFEAIAKIHGFDPRSRQVSCPITSNGERYGWGGAMGPSQFIPSTWAIYGGIINIGTGWIYDQGSDAIRMINGGTGPANPFSNRDAFLATALLLRDNGANGTASGDRMAALRYYAGWGGASNPANAFYGDQVMNRKARIQGDIAVLGGG
- a CDS encoding carbohydrate kinase family protein, encoding MNEQYDFVAVGDIVIDAFIELNKDAADVSQDMDTGRMTLHMPFGSKLPYDNVEVVNAVGNSPNAAVSAHRLGLRSALVTNLGQDRNGKDCLNALRTEGVHTDYVKLHEGKETNYHYVLRYGPERTILIKHEVFPYSLPDFATPPRYLYFSSVGEHGVPFHHEIAAYIKEHDTKLVFQPGTFQLKLGFDELKDLYEVTNIFFCNKEEAQELLKTDEGNIPTLIRKLKDVGLVLPVITDGPHGAYVVDEDDQAWHMPMYPDPKPPVDRTGAGDSFASTFTAAIALGKTPAEALTWGPINSMSVVQYIGAQKGLLTRDQLLEYIANKPEDYEAKRVD
- a CDS encoding transketolase family protein — protein: MLSLPSRNGYGEGLLEAGKRDENIVALAADLTESTRTLQFAEAFSNRFVQMGITEQNMASVASGMAAMGKVPFIASYAMFSPGRNWEQIRTTIAYNESNVKIIGAHAGVSVGPDGATHQAIEDIALMRVVPNMVVIAPADVHEARKAVLAAAKYDGPVYIRVGRSNTPVVTTMESPFEIGKAEIFYQKNESAEKTLGIAVTGTLLFNALKAAQLLEAEGIGVSVLHVPTIKPLDKEAVLELAKNHDAILTVEEHQRSGGLGGAVTEYLSEVFPRKVIRIGVDDQFGQSGEPEELISHYGMDVEAIVKKGEEAV
- a CDS encoding transketolase gives rise to the protein MYYLTNDEVKNLEAKANQIRQSIIEMLVAAGSGHTAGPLGMADILSLLYFKVLKHDPKNPDWEERDRLVLSNGHICPGLYAAMAHAGYFPIEELATLRKFGSRLQGHPHRTALPGIETSSGPLGSGLSQAVGMALAERIDNPYSSKYVYCLTGDGELNEGQIWEAALLAGKEKLHNLIVIIDRNGIQIDGYTKDVMPLEPLAEKFESFNFDVQEVDGHNIRSVNDAIGKAQAVYGQPSLIIAHTIASKGVDVFERDFRWHGNPPGKGPEERVPKGKQAEVALQKLRTLAGLIDSDNIS
- a CDS encoding RpiB/LacA/LacB family sugar-phosphate isomerase; this encodes MEVENIKTIHLAADHAGYEHKEAIKEWLKNSVYEVVDHGAHQLHPLDDFPDFINLASLAVNESPTESCAFIFGGSGEGEAMLANRYPEVRATVYYGGNEEIIKLSRQHNDANVLSFGSRFVSVEEVKSSITKWLSINVLEDEKYNRRNGKIKTTVASLYK